DNA from Hyphomicrobiales bacterium:
AAGGTTGCACCAAGGTCGCTCATCAATCCCTCAAAAGCTGGGAAGCTGGTGGCTATCACCCGTCCATCGTCAGCGGTGACGGGTTGTTGCGAGGCAAGGCCCATGACCAGGAAAGCCATGGCGATGCGATGATCGAGATGGGTCACAACCGTGCCGCCACCCGGCACGGCGCCTGCCATACCGGTCACCGTCAGCCAGTCTTCGCCATGCTCGGTCGCAACGCCATTCGCCCTCAGCCCGTCAACGACAGCGGCCAAACGGTCGGATTCCTTCACCCGCAGCTCGTGCAAGCCCGGCATATGCGTTTCGCCTTCGGCAAAGGAGGCGGCAACGGCAAGCACTGGGTATTCGTCGATCATGGACGGCGCGCGCTCAGCCGGCACGGTGATGCCTTTCAGCTTTGACATTCGGGCGGTGATGTCCGCCAGTTCTTCGCCGCCTTCGGTGCGGCGGTTGGTGATGGTGAGGTCGGCACCCATTTCCTGCAGCGTGGTGATCAGGCCGGTGCGCGTTGGATTGAGCATGACGTCTTGAATGACGACCTCGCTGTCCGGTGCAATCAGAGCGGCGACCAGGGGGAAGGCCGCCGAAGAGGGGTCAGCGGGTATGGTCACGTCTTGCGCTTGCAGCACCTTGCCGCCCTCAACCGTGATCGTCCGCGAACCGTCCGCATTCTCCTCAACGGTCAGATCACCGCCGAAGCCCTTGATCATCCGTTCGGAATGATCGCGGGTCGGGATCGGCTCGATAACGGTGGTCGTGCCTTCGGTGGAAAGCGCCGCCATTAGAACCGCCGACTTCACCTGCGCCGAGGGCATCGGCACAGTGTAAGTGATCGGCAAGGGCGTTTCGTTGCCACGGATGGTCAAAGGCAATAGCCCGCCATCGCGCGCCAGCACCTGGACCCCCATCTCCTGCAACGGATCGAGCACCCTTTTCATGGGCCGTTTGCGCAAGGATCCATCGCCGGTGAACGTGGACGCGAAGGGATAGGCAGCCGCCATGCCCATGATAAGGCGCACGCCCGTGCCGGCATTGCCGCAATCGATCACCTGTTCCGGTTCGAGCAAGGCTCCGACGCCAACGCCATCGACGGTCCAAACACCATCCTCGCCGCGGGCGATCTTTGCGCCGTACTGGCGCATCGCATCGGCGGTAGCGAGCACATCTTCGCCTTCCAGCAGACCGGAAATGCGCGTTGTGCCGCGCGCCAGCGTGCCAAGGATGAGGGCGCGATGTGACATCGACTTGTCGCCGGGCACGCGGACCGAACCGCGCAGGGCATTGGCGCGATGCGCGCGAAGGGGTTGCGGGCCGCCGGATGCGTCCATGAAAAAGCCTCGAAGGTTGGCAGATCAGAGTCTTGACTTGGCCTGCAATGGCAAAGCGCGAGGCCTTATGACAAGCCTGATCGGCCGGTGCAATTGTCTGGCAGAGATTGATCTTGCACTTTTCGGCTTTGACTTGGCGTGTAAACCATGTCTATCACGCCGTTCCATTCGGCGGGCGTACAGCCCAGCACACAATAACACTTAGCGACATACAATGAGGTTCTGGCGTGGCCAAACAACAGCTGGGCACAAAACGCATCTGCCCTGAGACCGGCAAGAAATTCTATGATCTCGGACGTGATCCGGTGGTCTCGCCCTATACGGGCACCTCTTATCCGCTTTCGGCCTTCGATCTGACGAAAAAGACGACCAAGCCGGCAGAAGAGGAAGAGAAGACCGAAAAAGAAGAAACTGAGACCGTCGACAGCGAAGATACCG
Protein-coding regions in this window:
- the aroA gene encoding 3-phosphoshikimate 1-carboxyvinyltransferase is translated as MDASGGPQPLRAHRANALRGSVRVPGDKSMSHRALILGTLARGTTRISGLLEGEDVLATADAMRQYGAKIARGEDGVWTVDGVGVGALLEPEQVIDCGNAGTGVRLIMGMAAAYPFASTFTGDGSLRKRPMKRVLDPLQEMGVQVLARDGGLLPLTIRGNETPLPITYTVPMPSAQVKSAVLMAALSTEGTTTVIEPIPTRDHSERMIKGFGGDLTVEENADGSRTITVEGGKVLQAQDVTIPADPSSAAFPLVAALIAPDSEVVIQDVMLNPTRTGLITTLQEMGADLTITNRRTEGGEELADITARMSKLKGITVPAERAPSMIDEYPVLAVAASFAEGETHMPGLHELRVKESDRLAAVVDGLRANGVATEHGEDWLTVTGMAGAVPGGGTVVTHLDHRIAMAFLVMGLASQQPVTADDGRVIATSFPAFEGLMSDLGATFSRPTDHG